Genomic window (Alnus glutinosa chromosome 9, dhAlnGlut1.1, whole genome shotgun sequence):
tatataaattatgtaatatgatcaaacaattcatatatataagcCTATAAtgctataattataaattatagtcaTATAATATCACATAATTCCTAAATTTTAACttataagtatacaattcatagtAATGTAAACAATAAAGATTATGAACTAATGTTAACTAGATCACTTCACtataaaaatttgatattttttttgctaGTCAAGccgaatttaatttttaaaactagtTACGAAGTTGAATTCAACTTGAATTcgtaataaatttaaatgagtCGAAGTTAGACATGTATTACTCGTCCGAATTTCGGTTCTTTTACATCCCTATCTGCAACCTGCAGTGCCCCAAAGGTTAAACCAAGAGTCCCCTCTCCTCTCTCACTGGCACAGAGCTCAACGCTGTGGCCTGTgaaggaaaaagtaaaagaaaaagaggattgattcttacactacacAGGTACAACAACTTCACAACACTCTCTCACATAGGGGTGGACTCCTTGTACCTGTGTTGTACATCtatcatttttcaaagaaaagaatagtTATGGTCAAAAAACAAGGACCATCGAGCCACGCAAAAGCCTGAAACTGAGAAGAACAGGGACCATGCCAAGTccctctcctttctctctctctctctctctctcttttctttatgcATTTGTTGTTGGCAGCTTTTTGGGTGGCCGCACCGCCCCAACCCCTCActctattctttttattattttatttttttcatcggACTTTTGCAAAACAGGACCACCACCATGTTTGAagattgtatatgaaaaaatgaaaataacatttttcttcgATAAATTTCTCGTACAATAAGATACGAAGAATATTACTTAtttaaagaggaaaaaaaataaaatttgattgattttttaaattaaagctACCTAAAAAGTATATGTCttctatttagtagattgttatataattatCATATAACTCAATGATATAACAATGAAAATTAGGGGCATCTTATAACTATCTCACAACTCTAAGTGTCAATCCTAAACACATgttgatttctattttttaacgATAACTGATCAAATATTGGTTGATTGAAACTGATACGTTAACATTGTAgaataattgtgtgataaaAATGTTTACTCTTTATTTAAACAATCTAATTTAACAATTATAATCCAAATCCCTATATATGATAATGTGAAtgcaattaaaatattaattaaataattaaattttacatttCTTATAAGTTTAAGATTTTAGAATAAATGacgatttaacataatatcataaCAACATATATGAATTTCAACTCTAATTCTACAATCCCATTTATAAGAAATCCTTCTTACATAAAAATATCACTCTAAAAATTGTTAGTAAAAACACCGAACATTATAGATACTAGTAGCCAAGTAATTAGATCGGATTCTTAACAATCTattgtttaaattattaataattcaaacaataaatatTAAAGAACTCTTACGAGGCACAATAAAGAGACGTGGGATTGCCTAAAACCTATTCAGACAAATAagttatacatatatatactacaCAAATTGTTaaccattcaattttttttaaaataaaataaaaaagcttccAAAGTAGAGGGAAATCACATGAATCTTATTGCCCAACACCGACAATATAAAATGGGCAAGTGTACCACGGGGGTTTGTGAGAAAAGTATGGGTGAAAGTGAAACTGCAAAATTCCACTGTGTTAAAGTCTTTATTGTGCCCTACCCATTACCCAAGCAGATAATTCTAGATGCATGCTTCAAAAGGAAGACAAGGACTTGGAACAGGAACCTATATGGCTACATGGAATATAATCTTCTTCAATTACCTAACTCACACCCCATAGGCTATACGCCAGAATTTATTAGTAAGATCCAAGGAAAGcaatttgcttttcattttcaaCAATCTTTTAAGCTTTTCAACCCCACAAACTACAGGCCTAGGCTGCTCACTAATTCTCCCCGTCGACCTTTTCAACCCCAGGAACTAGTATTATATATACGCTACCTGCTCGATCAATAATTCTCTCCGGCCGGCCGCCAGCCATTTTTCATGACATGCGTGTGTTTGAagcaaattaatttttgaactATTAGACTGGCAATAGACTCCTTAGAGCATTGTCATCCGATGATCTATTTTCACCTTTAAGgtagaatagataacaaaaacttcaaaaactcaCTTCAATATTGGATTATCTAAATAAAAGCTAGAATAGATTTCTCATCCATTTGTGAATAATGCAACTCCATATGTGGACTTGCACTATTcacatatttaaaattattttattgtttttctttcaccttttgtcttcttttacaattaaaagaatatttaactgtaaaaatacttattttaataaaaaagaagaaaatttagaTAATCGAATGGGAATGCTCTTAAGATAATTCTAGTTCCTACCGCTTTTTTACTTATAATATAATTAGGCCTTGTTTGATAAGAGAGTGTGAGTTGGGggtagtaataagaagtgatggatgtgatataaagtaaaaagaatttgtatgaaaaagtgaaaaaattttgtattgtagtgaattttttatttaaatagtaataaaaaattattgatgtgatataaagttataatgttttgaagttgatttttttttgtgaaaagtgAAGAAGGGAATGAAGAATTTTCTCtcctttgccaaacaagccctaagaGAAAGAAGACAATGACTAGTACCAGCTACAAGGCTAGATATATGGCCAGATTGGTAACGGCTCTAATTACAGAACAAGATAAGATTACACGAGTGATTGATGGCGGCCAAAAGGGGTCAGAGGAACATTTGATAGTTAAGTTATcatggtatttttttaaaagaaaacctAACAAAGAGAGTGGgggataaaaaaaatgtacgtaTTTTGAGATGTATCCCTTTTAATGGAAGAAACTCCTCGTCCAATACGATAACATTGGTGTCAATGGTGTGTGATTTTCCTTATAAGGTGTGACTTTTCTCGTTGGTTGCATTAATAGTTGTCTAGTGATTGATGAGCGTATATGGTTTCTATATATGTGGagacaattttaaaagttgtCAAGTGAGTTTATTTGTGATTGTGTGATCAGATGGCTAGTTGGAGCACTCTTAGTAGCTTTTCATTGTTttcgtgtgtttttttttttttttttttaaataaaaataaaaattagggaactaaactactttttattttctcatctaaatacacttcacaataacttctcttatcttttcctgtaccattaaaatattctttatttacaaaATGCAAGTTCCCTATGTACTCTcgtctttttttagaaaatctcAACACCATTCTCAATGAAAGGCAAATAAATGACAGAAATATTTTGTGGTAAAATAATGAATAGAGAAGTTCAAGTGTTACCCAATGCATTGGGTAGTAGTATTGTACGTAGCTTACCCAATGTTTAAGAAATGTATAGGTATTTGTTGTATGTGGctatttggaaatttttttttttttaaataatttttcttatatttagggaagggaAGAGACTTTAGAAAAGCTGTTGAGAatgctttaattatttttcctaaattttttagaattttcccaatgtttatgacttaattattttccatGTCAAAGCTGTTTGAGTGGGCTTATAGTATTATTTACTTTCGCTctgacatgcatgcatgcatatggaCTACAACAATGTCACATAATTCATGCATTTCTAATCAATTTTAGACTTTCCCAATCTAATGAGCTTTTTAAGGTGGTGCGTTTCTGACTCACTTGCCAAATGCCTTCGCAATGATTTTATGTTATTAGATTGtctgaataataaataaatgtaagtAGCTTAAAAGATGGATTATTTATTCCACTCCAACAACATGCATGCATACAGACTATAACAATGTGTCTCTaagaggtagctcaatcgaCTGTGGACCACGTCTTATGAAGTGaatgtcactagttcgaatcccacATCCCCATCTTatatggacatgtaaaaaagaaaaaaagaaaaaaaaaagaaaaaaagactacAATAAAGTCACAGAATTTATGCATTTCTTGTCAACTTTAGACTTTCCCAATCAAATGAACTTTTTAAGGTGGTGCATTTATGACTCACTTGCCAAACGCATTAggaataattttatattattaaattgtCGGAATAACACATAAATTTAGGTAATTTAAAAGATGGATTACATATGGAGCTACTTGTTCCGAATAGCCTAATATGCAGACTTAATAGTTGTTTAGGGCAAATAAGccttattatcttttttttaggTTGATcgaatttttatattattcagACAATCTAATAAGATAGGATCTTAGTCGAAACGTGCatgttatattatttttcatgtaaaaGCGGCTTGAGTGACCTACAGaacatattatataattttttaagggtttagatttaattgtattttttatatataaataaaataaaaacttaaaattaaatctaaactgTAAAACAAACTACAAACCTAATTAAGCCTAAtccttaattataatttacatGCCCTCCAACATGGATGCATATATACTACTGTTAAATTAAGTCGCAGAATTTATGCATATATTTCTAATTAACTTCGGACTTTTCCAAGAAAAGcaatttgcttttcattttcaaCAATCTTTATGGCTTTTCAACCCCCACAATCTCTTtaccgttaaaaaaaaaaagaaaaaaaagcctgAATTTATTAGTATTATCTTTTTAGCTTTTCATTTAATTctagttatttttcttattggttgcattaattaattgcGGTTTGGTGATGGATGAAGGTTTTGATGGATCAGGAcctctcaaattctttgcccgaatttgatacaattcgggcaggttgttgtgagtaagtatttatgagatttacctgaccggataagcagttgggcagcccaacttttatttagtcaggtgggtctcataaatgctcactcacaactacctacccaaattctatcaaattcgagcaaaaaaatttgaggggatcttaattcaGTTTTGATAGCCGTCGAGTGAAAACATTTTTGTGAGTACTgttattgtgtgatttgatgGCTGAGTTATGatgtaattattttatatgtaCTTGAACATGCATGTGTAGCAGTGTACCCATTAACTACAATTAATAAGGTCACAGAATTTTTACTTTAGGTCTCACGTTtggtttaaataaaattttttaaggcattttgattatttttatcttacatttagtttctattttttaactATTCTTTGGACatgaattaataaaaaattgatgaaagtcgtagatatataatattttattgtaaaaattttatttatatttataattttataattactttatagcatgtggttatgattttgcaaaactttatactttataatataaaaattttatattcataattttttaatcattgaaatactcaaatcttttattaaaaaaagaaaaggacaacTTTTCAATGGAGTGCGCCTGTAACTCAGTCTTGCCAATCGCCTTTATAATGATTTTATGTTATTATACTGATCGAATAACACATAAATTTAGGtaatttaaaagataaatgatGTATGGAGTCTATTTGTTTTGTTCGAATAACACATAAATTTAGGTAATTTAAAAGATGAATGACGTATGGAGTCTACTTGTTTCGAAGCCTAATTAGCATGCAAGATTCAAGGCAAATGATCGATCTttataatctttttattttttatttttatttttaagctgcctgaatttttatattattcacATTATCTAATAAACATAGAATCTTAGTTCAAACatgttaattatattctttttcatgtaaaaaaaTGCTTGAGTGGCCCTGTAGTCTAATCAATTTAGACTTTTCCAACATGAATGCTTATGAACTACGTTAATGTCACCGAATTTATGAATTTCTAATCAATTTTAGACTTTTCCAATCTAATGAACCTTTCAAGGGTTCTGGCTTTATTTGACAAAGTACTGTACAGAACAGAATAGAGTAACACTATTTTTAAccttattttcatattttttaaaaataattaacatcaaaacattcttttttttttcttttttttatcacatcaataattttttattactattaaaataaataaaacattcactacaatacaatttttttttttttttacttttctatacaaattctttttattttatatcacatctaccactttttactaattctaaaattaactCTCCACTATTCTATTATGCACAATACTTTTCCAAACAAAACTTGTACGTCACTTGTGCCAAACATCTTGTCAATGATTTAATATTACTAAAAGATGGGATTATGAGCTTACCGTATTCTGAATAGCTTTATATGCGAGACTCATCTGTTCGGAATAAATTAAACTTGcaactcttttttcttaaatatttaaatttttgtgttattcggatagtttattgtttattttattattattttttttaacgaaaaatctgagtatttcattgattaaaGATCACGaacataaagctcttacatcataAAGCATAAAGCTGTGCAAAATTATAGCCATATGCTATGAGGTACAAAgttatagatacaaacaaaattcttacaataaagtgctatctatgactttcatcttccactAACCCacgtacaaaaatagttaaagaacaGATCTGTTATGAGTAGACTAAATATAAGACAAAGGTAGccaaatattaattatagaaaatgttatttaaactagtcgtgagagataaccctcCATACCGAACTATCAAGATCGTGAGAGATAACCTTTCAGACATGACTAATCTTCATCTCATAGATCACCCATGAGGacagatctaaagagaagaaaactcttattcaaataaaaaacacaaccaacaaaTAACAGCAGTGATCAGGAAGAAGACGAACAGCACAACACAGATTGAAGTAAATGGATGGATGCATAGTAAAGAGGCCAAAATTATTGATCTAAtcataaaatatctaaaaataaaagaaaatatcagAATGAAAAAGGAGGGAGCTGATGCGCTCCGAGTAAGTGTTATTCCGATAGCTTACGGAACATCGATATCAGGCAAAACGTGTTAtacttctttattttatcttctttttcctttttttttttttttttttggtgggggggacTTTATAAAGGACCACAATTTGCTAGCTCTATCAAACATCCAAGTCATTCTTGTTTACAGAGAAAGATcgatgtcttcttcttcttcttcttcttactgTACTGTGATTGGTCTACTCTTGGCATTTTTGCTTGGAGGATCATCATGCAATGGATACCTGACTCCAACATTTTATAACGAAACATGTCCAAACGTGACGAGCATCGTACGTGGAGTCATTGAGCAGGCGTTGCTGACCGACACCCGGATTGGCGCCAGCCTTATCAGGCTTCATTTCCATGATTGCTTTGTCAACGTACGTCTCCCCAGCTCCTCATTTTTTGCTCTATTTCTTCCTCCCTTAATCTAATTAATATTGGTCATCAAGTACACTTTTGATTGTCTAAATTCTGCAGAAACATGTTAACTTTGTTGTAGGGGTGTGATGGATCAATTTTGTTGAACAACACCGACACCATAGAAAGCGAGAAAGAGGCTGGCCCAAATAATAACTCAGTAAGGGGTTTTGGTGTTGTCGATGACATAAAGACTGCGTTGGAATGCGCTTGTCCCGGCATTGTTTCCTGCGCCGATATCCTCGCCATTGCATCTGAAGCATCAGTTTCACtggtattgtatatataaaacaaCAAGACACCCTTCTCGATCTTCGATCAAACATTTATTTTAGTGTATGTTGTTTGCATGACAGACAAACTAATTATATCCATGCTCACTGCAGGCAGGAGGTCCCTCGTGGGATGTTTTACTTGGAAGAAGGGATGGCACAACAGCAAACCGAACTGGTGCTAATCTTGCCCTTCCAGGACCCACCGAGACCATAGCAGCTATAAAATTAAAGTTCTCAGACGTCGGCCTGAACACTAGTACCGATGTAGTTGCTCTCTCTGGTAACTCTTACTAACTTAGAGCATTCTAATTCATCTACCCAAATCTAATTTTTGCTAGTTAGGATACCAAAATAGCAGTAAAAGAAGCTGTACATATGTTCAGCAATTTGGATAAACATTTGTCATGATTTGGTTAATTGCTAATATATAGTGCTCACAAATGTAAACACAAAGTACTTTTAATCGATCTCTAAGATTCTCCATAGTCTCAATAAAGAACAAAGACAAAAATGGCATATTTGTGATGGAAACAATACACGTTTTCATAATTAAGGAATATTGGGCATGCATGCATAATCTTCAGGTGCTCACACTTTTGGACGCGCTCGGTGTCTGACTTTTAGCAACCGGCTATACAATTTTACCGGTGTTGGTGATTCTGATCCGACCCTGAACTCAACCTACTTAGAAACTCTCAAAGGAATATGCGCGGAGAACGGAACAGGGTCTGATCTGACCAATCTCGACCTCACCACGCCGGATGCTTTTGACAATAAATACTACTCTAATCTTCAAGTCAACGAGGGCCTACTGCAGAGTGATCAAGAGCTGTTCTCAACTACCGGGGAGGATACTATTGACATTGTTAACTACTATAGTGCTAACCAGACTGCTTTCTTTGTTGACTTTGTGGTATCAATGATCAAAATGGGGAATATCAGCGTGTTAACGGGGACACAAGGAGAAATTAGACTCAACTGCGCCGTAGTTAACGCAAACACTACTTCTGGATCAGATGGTCTCTTGCATAGCTCTATTTAAATGAGAGATAAGAGATGAGGCTGATCGAGTACGAATAAGCTAAATGCAAGCAAATATATGGTGTGTATATCTACACCTTTTGCTGCACATGTGGTGCTTTTGTGCAACTAACTATACGTATATGCAATCTTTTATCTGTGTTTTGAGTGTTTGATGCAAATAATTCTGTATGAATAAATGAGGGAGGCTTGAGTGATCGATGCTTTTCTCCCCTTTCATATATCGAAAGATCGAGTACGGTATGGACTATGTGTATTGAGATGGGGAATTTTTAGTGCTTTTATCCACCTgttgtactatattttattagTGAATTTCTTTTATGCcaaaccatatatataaatttttgtgcTCTCTACGCGTACTTTCCacacttttttttatcattcaaaatcttaatttgttaTTATAAACTAGTAAAATTTTGGGATACAAATCCACAACTTGGTTAGCGAGATTTGATTTGAAGAATGATCTCAACTTTTGTCATTTAAAGATGTGTGCTTTACTTTCATTAGCGGTGACAATTTATCTTCGTGTGTCGTGTTTGAATTATGTCGAAGTATGggtatataaaaaattatatacccTTTAATCTTAACCTAATAATTTCGTGTTTGGTTTGTGTTAAGTTCGtgaatcgtgtaaaaaattattagaccTAAATGCCGcgtatcgggttcgggtcatctCGATGCATATATGGGTATAAAAATAAGACTGTATAAGTCAACCATAACccatcatatttaattaaatgagttaaacTTTTCAATCTTAACCCACTAATTCTGTATTAGATTTATGGATAGTGTCAAAACTTGCTAACCCTTCCACACTTTCAGATTCTCCTCAATCGTCGCCAACAACAGCTTCGCCACCTTCCGAGGGAACAAGCCATCGAAATTGGCGTTGTCCACGACCATCAAAACCACCGACCGGGTCCCGCTAGTCGACGCCAACCTCCGGCTGATCGTGTGGTCGAAATTGAAGTCCGACAAGAGGTTCTCCACCGTCGGATCCCTCACCTTCCCGTAGTGCCTCAGCGAGTGGCACCGTGCGCACACCACTACCTTCTCAGAACTGAGCGTTTCGATCTCAGTCTCAGTCTCAATCTCGGGGTCGATTAAAAGGCCCTTCTTGAGCGAGCTAGGAAACTTGAACTCGTGAGTGCCCAACATGAGTTGGGCACGTGAGTGATAACTCGGGCCCTTCTCGGAGGGCTTGAGGAAGAAACTAGGGTGTTTAGGGTCCGAGCCTGCATGTGGACCCCACAGCTGGTGCACACGACGTGGGTAGTGGCCTCGTCGTAATTTCCATCGCGGGTGAGGGACAAAGATGGGTCGAAGAAAAATAACAGAAGGAATTGAGTGGCGGGGGTTTGATAGTGCTTTGAGGTtgggggtttagggtttgtgagAGTGAAAAAGAAGGACAAGGGTTCGTGAGGGATTGGGCTAAGATTGAGAGTGAAAGGAAGAGAGGGTGATTCAACTTTTTGGTGAAGAAATGTTTCGAGCAATTGTGAGCATTTCTACTATGACAATTGTTTtcaactctttcttcttcttcttctgggaTGACAAGGGGTTTAAGTGCCTGTTGACTGAAGCAGTGTCGTTTCAGATGTAAACCAATTAAATGATGGCGTTTTTGTGTGACGAGGGCCAGTGAAGAGGAAAATTGCCCAAAACTCTAACCTAGTTGCTTTCCCAATATAAGCCCAGCCCATTCAATTcaacacactacaaaaaaaaaatgacaattatggacagtttttttttagacggtttctaaaaccatctagaattaaaattttacagacggtttttaaaCAACCGtctgtaaataaataaatatggacggtttgaataaaccgtctataaatttacagacggtttgaaaaaaaccgtctgaaattattgatattaatgatattttttttaaaaaaatgatgacaaaaatcgtaggaattaaaaaaaaaattattaattatggacggtttgagaaaaactgTCTGGAAATTCATAAGGTAGTCAAATGACACGGATCAACCCCTCAGCCGTAGATTGAAACATTATCAACGGCTTATACACGTCTAAAAGAAAATGACGCAGATTGATAAGAAAATGAGTTAAATATGAACCCCAGCTGCCCCTCGATCTGAAACCCACATCGCACATTCACATGCAAAGAAGGCGTACAACCCACCACCACAGCCCCTCGATTTGAACCTTAGTCGGCCAAACGACAGCCCTCAGGACGACGGGATCTTGACGGAACATCGAGATTGGGGCGATGGGAGAGAGTGCTGGAGATGGAGTGCATGTAACGATCcactcccaatgacacaatactgtccgcttttggctccccatatcagacttcccaggaggtcacccatcctgagattgctctcgcagcggcttgcttaactgcggaattctgataggttcattgccatcacggctttaaaacgcgttgtgtcataaatggtacatttatacatataagcacatcctcattcccaggcgatgtgggacgtcacaatcaccccctctttggacccagcgtcctcgctggcgaccctcatgggatcaccccattcttggcatcccagcgagtgcccgtcGGCAActctcttgggcttgtgcacgctcccaccatctcaggctgggcaatggctctgataccatttgtaacgatccacccccaatgacacaatactgtccgcttttggctccccatatcagacttcccaggaagtcacccatcctgagattgctctcgcagcggctcgcttaactgcggagttctgataggttcattgccatcacggctttaaaacgcgttgtgtcataaatggtgcatttatacatataagcacattctcattcccatgcgatgtgagacgtcactaaaaataaatagaggttgGTTCATTGTGAcgcgtcccacatcgcctgggaatgaggatgtgcttatatgtataaatgcaccctatatgacacaacgcgttttaaagccgtgatggcaatgaacctatcagaactccacagttaagcgagccgctgcgagagcaatcctaggatgggtgacctcctgggaagtctggtatggggagctaaaagcggacagtattgtgtcattgtgGGTGGATCGTTACAGTGCAGGATTTGTCAAACCCATGCCAGTGTGCGTGGGTTTTCTGTCACTACATTTTTGGTCGGATTTGGCGAGGCCATCtgggtttccggccggatctggcgaGGTCATCTGGGTTTCGggccggatctggccgaaaCCCACGCTCAGTATCTCTCTGCCTGGATACAAAGAGAGATTTGACCGGAATACCACGTATTCCGgccggttctctcttcctctctctttctccgtcgccggccggtgtgcgtgggtgacggatctctcttcctctctctctttctccgtcGCCGTTcggatctctcttcctctttcctTCTCTGTCGCCGGCCGGCATATATATGAAACATTCAGACCATATTAATATCCAAAagctaattaaaataaaataataaacggaaaaaaaaaaaaaaaaaaaaaaaaactaagtttggacggttttgggcaaaaccatctagaatttttctggacggtttaggCAAAATCGTCTAAAAAtgtttatggacggtttggaccAAACCGTCTGAAATTAAGGATGGTTTTgccaaaaccgtctagaaattcaTTTAGCGACATTAtatcctagacggttttaaactgtctagaaaaaaccgtttggaattgtttccagacggttttaaaccgtccagaatttgctttttttttttttggtagtgacaCCACAACCTCGGAGGACTGGAGGATCAGAATATCATAACATTACGTTacccaaaaacaataataataaaaataaaaataatgtaaaatcaatctTAATGTTTGTACCGATTTGTAATAAGTTTTTAGGGATTTAAAAAGTAACTTAAAATTTCATATGGTAatcataaataacaaataaattctTATGTTAACTTCTTATTTAAAATCTTTGCAGAAACTATTAGTATGTCACATTATCCCCAATCCGCATTTGGCACGtttccttttataaaaaataaaataaaataaaataaaaaagtactgaaaataagaataataggCTTCCAAATAGTTGGAATCGCATGAATTACTTTGCCAATTATTCTTAGAGAAGTTTAcatgcgaatatacatataattaaacatatctttatttttatatccAGACAATGTGTAACGTTGGGTTTAAACCATTAATTAATGTCCCCCCACACAAGAAATGGACAGAATTCTAGATGCTGGAAAGCTGAAATGAAATTTGCTATAATCTTATTGAATTACGCAACTCAAACGGTCAAAAACCATATAAATTAATGCAAGGCAGAATTTATTAGATAGTAAGAATCCAAGGAAAGGAATTAGTGTCTGACAATCTTTTCAGATTTTCACCCCGCCGATCGACCGCTTTTCATGATTAATATTGGTACTACGTAGTCTACGTTAATGTGACAGAACTCAAGAATTTCTAACCAACTTGAGAATTTTCCAATCTAACGTACATTTCAACGGTTAGAAAACACATATTTGTCACTTTATATAGAAATATTGAAGTTAATATTCTTGTTTATAGGATAATGTTACAGAATTAAAGATGTCTTCGTCTTATCACTGTACTGTGATAGCTCTATTCTGTGCATTTTTGCTTGGAGGATCTCTATGCCATTGCCATGGCAGGCTGACTCCAAGATTTTACGACGAAACATGTTCAAACGTATTGAGCATCGTGCGTGGAGTCGTTGAGGAGGCGTTGCAGAGTGATCCCCGGATTGGCGCCAGCCTTATCAGGCTTCATTTACATGACTGCTTTGTCAATGTACGTACTTGTAA
Coding sequences:
- the LOC133878269 gene encoding peroxidase A2-like; translation: MSSSSSSSYCTVIGLLLAFLLGGSSCNGYLTPTFYNETCPNVTSIVRGVIEQALLTDTRIGASLIRLHFHDCFVNGCDGSILLNNTDTIESEKEAGPNNNSVRGFGVVDDIKTALECACPGIVSCADILAIASEASVSLAGGPSWDVLLGRRDGTTANRTGANLALPGPTETIAAIKLKFSDVGLNTSTDVVALSGAHTFGRARCLTFSNRLYNFTGVGDSDPTLNSTYLETLKGICAENGTGSDLTNLDLTTPDAFDNKYYSNLQVNEGLLQSDQELFSTTGEDTIDIVNYYSANQTAFFVDFVVSMIKMGNISVLTGTQGEIRLNCAVVNANTTSGSDGLLHSSI